In Erigeron canadensis isolate Cc75 chromosome 1, C_canadensis_v1, whole genome shotgun sequence, a single window of DNA contains:
- the LOC122585154 gene encoding uncharacterized protein LOC122585154 → MIRDDTKALSERLDITDGKVEINMKNQCVNFKDLKSRMAALSRSQGTLPSNTRQNPRPQFSQGQNQGPNNGQKYTPPPVRQEQAKAITTRTGRSYDPPTMPNVVVSDVHDSGNDDADVDEEIEMEDNPTVKNPVTPQKPVVEPEVKPYKAKISFPQRFMKAKLKEQYDKFGMPNYAKFIKELVTDKGKMDENQIQPKLEDPGSFLITCTIRTLTCKAVADLGASISLMPYSYPIGIAENMIVRVGHIVFPVDFIILEMEEYTKVPLILGRPFLNTADAIIRVKDKEISLGVGTDRIVFNVERSIKHSYSTDESCFRIDVIDDALDREFQELMETDIGDEEIICLGSGDINDDDLFAEVMALNLDDTPPVDESFEKVVADRNSRVPNSVDVPPTDLELKPLPTHLEYAYLSGESSLPVIISSSLSSDEKDCLLSVLRAHKRAFAWKTTDIPVVENENKELLATRTITGWRVCIDYRKLNDATRKDHFPLPFIDQMLERLAGNEYFCFMDDFSVFGDSFHTCLHNLEKMLERCESAYLVMNWEKCHFMVTEGIVLGHKLSKAGIEVDRAKIDVIAKLPPLSNVKGVRSFLGHAGFYRRFIKDFSKITRPMTHLLEKDVPLVFDDTCLSAFQVLKEKLTNSPIMVGPD, encoded by the exons ATGATCAGGGATGACACTAAGGCATTGAGCGAGAGGTTGGATATAACTGATGGTAAAGTGGAGATCAATATGAAGAATCAGTGTGTTAACTTCAAGGATCTCAAGAGTAGGATGGCTGCTCTTTCTAGGTCTCAAGGTACTTTGCCTAGCAATACTCGGCAGAATCCCAGGCCTCAGTTTAGTCAAGGGCAGAATCAAGGTCCTAACAATGGACAGAAGTATACTCCACCTCCAGTTCGTCAGGAGCAAGCCAAAGCTATTACCactcgtacaggtagatcctatgaCCCTCCTACTATGCCTAATGTtgttgtttcagatgtgcatGATTCAGGTAATGATGATGCTGATGTTGATGAGGAGATTGAGATGGAAGATAACCCGACCGTGAAGAATCCAGTCACGCCTCAAAAACCGGTTGTGGAACCCGAGGTTAAGCCATATAAGGCAAAGATTTcatttccacagcggttcaTGAAAGCAAAGTTGAAGGAGCAGTATGACAAGTTT GGGATGCCGAATTATGCCAAGTTCATTAAGGAGCTTGTAACGgataaaggaaagatggatgag AACCAAATTCAACCAAAGCttgaagatccagggagtttcctTATTACTTGTACTATTCGTACCCTGACTTGTAAGGCAGTTGCTGATTTAGGTGCTAGCATTAGTTTGATGCCTTACTCA tatcccattgggattgctgaaaacatgATTGTCCGGGTAGGCCATATTGTGTTTCCAGTTGACTTCATTATCCTCGAAATGGAGGAATATACGAAGGTACCCCTTATTCTTGGAAGACCATTCCTTAATACCGCAGATGCTATCATCCGTGtcaaagataaggaaatttcttTGGGTGTGGGTACAGATAGAATTGTTTTTAATGTTGAGAGgtctattaagcattcttatTCTACTGACGAATCGTGTTTCAGGATTGACGTTATTGATGATGCTTTAGACCGAGAATTTCAGGAACTAATGGAGACTGATATTGGAGATGAGGAGATCATTTGCTTAGGATCTGGAGATATTAATGATGATGACTTGTTTGCAGAGGTTATGGCGCTTAACTTGGATGATACACCTCCTGTGGATGAGAGTTTTGAGAAGGTTGTTGCTGATAGAAATTCAAGGGTACCGAATTCTGTTGATGTACCACCCACTGATCTGGAGCTTAAGCCATTACCTACCCATTTGGAGTATGCTTATTTGTCAGGTGAATCTTCTTTACCCGTGATTATCTCGTCTTCACTCTCGAGTGACGAGAAGGATTGTCTTTTGTCTGTGCTTCGAGCccataagcgggcttttgcttggaagaccACCGAtattccag TTGTTGAAAATGAGAATAAAgaacttttggccactaggaCTATTACGGGTTGGCGTGTTTGTATTGATTACCGTAAGCTtaatgatgccacccgtaaggatcacTTTCCCCTTCCTTTCATTGATCAGATGTTAGAGAGACTTGCAggtaatgaatatttttgtttcatggatgatttctcggtttttGGGGATTCGTTTCATACTTGCTTGCATAatttggaaaagatgttagaaCGGTGTGAGAGTGCATATCTTGTTATGAATTGGGAAAAGTGTCATTTCATGGTGACCGAGGGAATTGTTTTAGGGCATAAATTGTCTAAGGCCGGGATTGAAGTTGATAGggctaaaattgatgttataGCCAAATTACCCCCGCtttccaatgtgaaaggggtaaGGAGTTTTCTTGGACATGCCGGTTTTTACCGCCGTTTcattaaagatttttctaagattactcgtccgatgacccacttgttaGAGAAGGACGTCCCTCTTGTATTTGATGATActtgtttaagtgcttttcaggtttTAAAGGAGAAGTTGACTAATTCTCCTATCATGGTTGGTCCGGATTAG
- the LOC122604194 gene encoding malonyl-coenzyme A:anthocyanin 3-O-glucoside-6''-O-malonyltransferase-like: protein MYKVETLFVGKKNYSLKQIKKKGLMAAALAVLESCRISPPPATVGERSLQLTFFDLTWLQFFPINQLFFFDFPSSRTHFIETIVPNLKHSLSITLQHFFPFAGNLITFPNQNKSKKPEIRYVEGDSVSVTFAESSHDYHDLSGNHPRPCNKFYELVPPLGHATKVSDFVSIPLFSVQVTLFPKSGISIGLTNHHTLCDASSRFDFLKAWTSIAKHSKDDVFLANGSLPFYDRAIKYPNSLDEIYANQPGIETLNAEYQPAHPSANTEKVRATVVLTKSNINQLKTFVSANLPKLEYVSSFSVACAYTWSCIAKSAAEIGEKKSEDDLERFICPVDWRTRLNPPVPQTYFGNCVGLCDSDKIQSTIIAGNTGFLKAVEVFGKAISRTLKNKDGMLKDAETWLVRGFEPVPTIGVAGTPKVKIYDTDFGWGKPSKYETISIDYNGSLSVNGCRDSPEDIEIGLSLDAKQMDAFLIIYERELKNKMT from the coding sequence ATGTATAAAGTGGAGACTTTATTCGTAGGGAAGAAAAACTACTctctcaaacaaataaaaaaaaagggtctGATGGCTGCTGCATTAGCTGTTCTTGAGAGCTGCCGGATTTCTCCTCCTCCGGCCACCGTTGGGGAGAGGTCACTACAACTTACTTTTTTCGACTTAACATGGCTCCAATTCTTCCCAATAAACcagcttttcttctttgacttcCCCAGCTCAAGAACCCATTTCATAGAAACCATCGTTCCCAATCTTAAACACTCTTTGTCCATCACTCTTCAACACTTTTTCCCCTTTGCAGGCAACTTAATCACATTTCCTAACCAAAATAAGTCAAAAAAGCCCGAAATTCGTTATGTTGAAGGTGATTCTGTATCGGTTACGTTTGCTGAATCTAGTCATGACTACCATGACCTTTCAGGCAATCATCCTAGACCATGTAACAAGTTTTATGAACTTGTACCTCCTTTAGGACATGCCACAAAAGTGTCCGATTTTGTATCTATACCTCTGTTTTCTGTACAAGTGACACTTTTTCCAAAGTCAGGTATTTCTATTGGGCTTACTAATCATCACACTCTTTGCGATGCAAGTTCTCGATTTGATTTCTTGAAAGCGTGGACTTCGATTGCTAAACATAGCAAAGATGATGTTTTTTTAGCTAATGGATCTTTACCGTTCTACGATAGAGCGATAAAATACCCAAATTCCTTGGATGAAATTTACGCGAATCAACCAGGGATTGAAACACTTAACGCTGAATACCAACCAGCTCATCCCAGTGCTAACACAGAGAAAGTTCGGGCCACGGTTGTCTTAACAAAATCCAACATTAATCAGCTGAAAACATTTGTTTCGGCTAATCTGCCCAAGTTAGAATATGTCTCATCGTTTTCAGTAGCATGTGCTTATACATGGAGTTGTATAGCGAAATCAGCAGCTGAAATCGGAGAAAAGAAAAGCGAAGATGATCTAGAACGGTTTATATGTCCTGTAGATTGGAGGACGCGTTTGAATCCACCAGTTCCCCAAACTTATTTTGGAAACTGTGTCGGATTATGCGACTCAGATAAAATCCAAAGTACGATAATAGCAGGAAACACCGGGTTTCTTAAAGCTGTTGAGGTGTTTGGAAAAGCAATAAGTCGGACTTTAAAGAACAAAGATGGGATGCTTAAAGATGCAGAGACGTGGCTTGTGAGAGGGTTTGAGCCGGTGCCTACAATCGGGGTAGCAGGAActccaaaggtcaagatttacgATACGGATTTTGGGTGGGGGAAGCCGAGTAAGTATGAGACGATTTCCATTGATTACAATGGTTCACTTTCTGTTAACGGTTGCAGGGACTCACCAGAAGACATTGAAATTGGTTTGAGTCTTGATGCTAAACAAATGGATGCGTTTCTTATCATCTATGAAAGGGAACTAAAGAATAAGATGACTTGA